The genome window ACGCACAATCCAAACCACAAGGCCAGCTTGGGACGCCCAGCCGAGTACAGCGCCGCTGCGGCCAAACCAAAGATGATCACCTTCATACCGATGCACAGCGCCTGTGGAATCTCGACGCTTGCATTCGGAGAAAGAAACAGCCCCCAGACCACAATGACTGCTGCCGGGATGCCGACGCCGAGCACCCACTTCACCAAGGCAGAGGATGGAACATGGAACCCCCAATAACCATAGGCGATGATGGCAGCTACCTCTGAGAGAAACACCAGCAGCAAGAAAAATCCATGGATCATGCTCGTCACGTAAGCCCCACTCCTTTACGCACCCGCTTTCTCCTTATCATCCCAAGGCTCGAGGTCATTTG of Brevibacillus choshinensis contains these proteins:
- a CDS encoding YrdB family protein, whose protein sequence is MIHGFFLLLVFLSEVAAIIAYGYWGFHVPSSALVKWVLGVGIPAAVIVVWGLFLSPNASVEIPQALCIGMKVIIFGLAAAALYSAGRPKLALWFGLCVLLSHGMDYVLGEK